The Panicum virgatum strain AP13 chromosome 3N, P.virgatum_v5, whole genome shotgun sequence genome includes the window AGCCGTATATGCCGTAGCCTAAGCTAAGCTACACCCACGCCGCCACTCGCGCGCACAGGTGATGCCGAGGGATCGGGCGTCCCAGGATCTCGTCCCGATCGTGGGCGCCCTTTTACGCTCCCTGTTCAATATAATTCGGCTGGTTCCCCGTTCACGGCGCGTTTCTTctggtagtagtagtagtagtaccaAACCACAGATGGGAAGAACAGCCTCGTTCATCGACCGGGTGCGCCGTCCCAGACCCATGCATGATGCTGCTGTCAGCTAGCCGAACCCACGGCCACGGCACGATCGCCGATCAGAATCTTGTCGCCGCTGTTTAGCGAGCAGATATTCCACGAGGCCCCCATCCATCGCTCTCTGCATCTTGGCCTGATGTGTCGAGGAGTAGCATCGGCTTCCCCAACATACAGGGCCGGAGGGCCCTGCGTCAGTATGACAAGGAGAGGACTAATCCACCATGATTAGCGAGGACGAGCTCGCCTTGACCGCCATTAGCACGGCGAGAGGAAAGTGACGGAGGAGCTACTCCTGAATCCATCGTACGTCGCACACCGTGAGCGAGCTCGATCGTATTGATTTCAGGGcctgtttggctccaggactttttccaaaagtccctatcacatcaaaaggaatcttactattttatattattaaataaaatctatttataaatgttttttgacagctgagtgctttttcgcgagacgaatctaatgagcctaattaattcataatttgctacagtgatgctacagtaaccattcgttAATCATAGATTgagatacatcattagattcgtctctcagtttagccccagggttctgcagttagttttataattaatatttatttaatacttctaaatactaaaaagtccctgtgacttttttgaagtccctgttcCTAAACACCCCCTGAAGCGCGCCACATCAGGGCCTGACAttacccccccccctccccaacCACCTGCGGATGCGGAGTGGCCGGATGAAATCCTCCGCCGTGCCATCCCGTTCCGTTCCACGTCCCCAGCCTCCGGCCGATCTTTGTCGTCGATTCCAACAGCTACGCGCAGGCGGAACCATTGCCAGCAGCCACCCCCAACTCCACGACGACGACCGCCCCGTTGGCTTGTCGCGGTCGGCGGCGACTGCGACTGCCACCACCCTCGCGTCGAGCTCCTTGCGCTGGACCACCTGCGGCAGGCCGCCATTAACACGCATGGCGCAAGCCTGGTGAGTACCACAGTGCCTAGCTCTGCGCACACATGCAACCGGGCGCGTGGTCCAGGCCCGGCGTGATGTCCCCGTGCTCTGTTCGCCCCGTGCGCAGCAGGGCCCAAACGAAACGATCGCCGCCTCGACTCCCAAATCTCCCTCGACCGAAAAACAGGTGCATTACAGGTGAAATATTTAACAACGCGAACCCCAGGAGCTCAAGGATTACAGGTGTATTACGGGTACGGGCCGCACCGCGTCCCGTTCTAGCTAGCTAGAAGAAGAAAACAGCTCGAGCCCACGATCCACGGAGCGCACGCAAAGCGGGCCGGCCGTACACAGAGAAAGCGGCTTAGGTGGCGGGGCGGCACTGCGGCAGCCTCCTGCTAggacgcccgcgccgcgcgagtAGAACGCTGCACGCTGCTTTGCGTGGGCGCCCATGATAAAATCCCCAGCGTGCGtgctggagccggagccggatgCTTGGTTGCCGGCCGCTATTATATCAGCTGCCCGGGGGCAGCTGGAGCGCGACGCCGATGTGACGCGGCCACAGTGCTGGCGACACCGGTCGGgcaagcaggcaggcaggctcCTCGCGTTCGCGTTCGCGTCCGCtcatcaccaccaccatcatcacCAATTCACCATCTATCCCCTCGCGCCCCCCGTGTCCCGCTCGCGCCCCGGCCCCCGGCCGCTTCCGGGTCAGCTGAGGTTGAGCCAAGAGGTCGAGGTCCAGGTGGTTCGGGTGATgatgatgccgccgccgctcatggggagggggaggccggggtggtggcggtggtggagggggagggggaagtCCGCGCGGAGCCTCGGCGTCGTCGCCTGCGCCTTcgcggtggccgcggcgctCGTCGTCTCCCTCTGCTTCGTCGGCGGCGCGCTCGCTTCGGGTAAGCTGAGCTACCTCCTTTGTTAACTCTTTgtgagtttgtgtgtgtgtatgtaaagatagctagctagctttggtcatctttcgcACAGCAAAATTGTTCATCGCATGTTCTTCTCGGAAGAAGGGGTGAAAAAAGAGTTACACTTTCTCGTGAGTTCTGCAAAGTATAGACGAAGTACATTGATTCTCGACTTCCTGTTGCATCTTCTCGGTTTTCTTTACAGAGATTCTCGTCTTCTTGttgcatttttttctttctctctcttccattCCGTCTAGGAGAGCTGGCTGCAGGGACTGGACTACGTACAGATTCAGTTTGCTGAGATAGCTCGAGAGGAAAACCAGCACTGGATGTAGCGAGCTGCGAGCATGCATGTTCTGCCGGCTGCAGCTTCTCTTTTCTAGCGCAATCTGTACTTGGTGACCACTCATTTTCAGTCCCTCCTCCGTGAAACAGATCTCCGGAGGAAGAccgaggaagcggcggcggcggcggcaggagcccATCCCGGTGATGATCAGGCGGTGGCGACCGAGGTACGTACACGCGTCGATGCTCCCTCGTCCCGTTCCGTTCACGCACAACACGCACGGCACCGCACTGCCGCTGCATCCGGGCCTTCGTACGTGGAAGGAGCTCCGAAGACCGGCCACCACGACCATCACACGCCCGGCTGCACCGTACGCATCGATCTCCCATGCACAGGTCGTGATCCGCTCGCAACAGGCGCCTCGCTCCAGTCTGCCGGTCATGATCACCAGCTGGAGCGCAGcaccaccgcggcggcgccggcagcctCACGGCGGCGTGCGTGCGTTCCCTCCCGGCACgccttccgcggcggcgggtcgcCGCCGGGCGAGTAGTGACCAGGCCATGCCTCGCTGCCCGTACATCGCGTCACTGCTGAGTATTGGGGCAATCAGAACCCTTGTACTACTAGCTTGTAGGGCAGGGACCATGCTCGGGCTGAAGCTTGATTGAACCGCAGCTTATGTGGTCTTCGTGTGTTGGTGCaggtgcgggcgcgggcgcgggaggCGGTCTACCactacggcggccggcggcggctgctgtcgGGTGGTCCGGGGTCGCACCCGCCGCGGTGCACGTCCAAGTGCGGGAGCTGCAGCCCCTGCTACCCGGTGCACGTGTCCGTGCCGCGGGGGGTgctcgtcaccaccgagtactaCCCGGAGGCGTGGCGCTGCAAGTGCCGGAACCAGCTCTACATGCCGTGATGACTGAGCGCGCGGCTCGCCGTCGTCACAAGCCCGTCCGGCGCGCGTGAACAACCGCCCCAACAAGGCAAGCGCGAGcaggagtccaggagcagcctGAACCACGGCTCCTGCCCGCCCGGCGgtcgcggcgccggccgccggcgtacGCGCTGCGCAGCGCCGGCCGTCCGTGACCTTggaccggcgccggcggggcgcgCGAGGCGAGGCCGCGCGTGGTGGTGTGGCCTACCGCGGCTGGCCGGGCCAGCCGGCGGGGCAGGGGGCGTCGGGGCGGGCCTGCTGC containing:
- the LOC120665162 gene encoding uncharacterized protein LOC120665162 encodes the protein MIKSPACVLEPEPDAWLPAAIISAARGQLERDADVTRPQCWRHRSGKQAGRLLAFAFASAHHHHHHHQFTIYPLAPPVSRSRPGPRPLPGQLRLSQEVEVQVVRVMMMPPPLMGRGRPGWWRWWRGRGKSARSLGVVACAFAVAAALVVSLCFVGGALASDLRRKTEEAAAAAAGAHPGDDQAVATEVRARAREAVYHYGGRRRLLSGGPGSHPPRCTSKCGSCSPCYPVHVSVPRGVLVTTEYYPEAWRCKCRNQLYMP